From Aegilops tauschii subsp. strangulata cultivar AL8/78 chromosome 5, Aet v6.0, whole genome shotgun sequence:
tccggggctccgaagaatcttcggtcaccaaaacacataactcataatacaaatcgtcatcgattgttaagcgtgcggaccctacgggttcgagaactatgtagacatgaccgagacacatctccggttaataaccaatagcagaacatggatgctcatattggttcctacatattctacgaagatctttatcgatcaaaccgcaatgacaacatacgttattccctttgtcatcggtatgttacttgcccgagattcgatcgtcggtatcttcatacctagttcaatctcgttactggcaagtctctttactcgtttcgtaatgcatcatcccacaactaactcattagtcacattgcttgcaaggcttatcatgatgtgcattaccgagagggcccagagatacctctccgatactcggagtgacaaatcctaatctcgatctatgccaacccaacaaacaccttcggagacacctatagagcatctttataatcacccagttacgttgtgacatttgatagcacacaaggtgttcctccggtattcgggagttgcataatctcatagtcaaaggaatatgtataagtcatgaagaaagcaatagcaataaaacttaacgatcattatgctaagctaacggatgggtcttgtccatcacatcattctttaatgatgtgatcccattcatcaaatgtcaacacatgtctatggtcaggaaacttaaccatctttgattaacgagctagtcaagtagaggcagactagggacactctgttttgtctatgtattcacacatgtatcaagtttcgggttaatacaattctagcatgaataataaacatttatcatgatataaggaaatataaataacaactttattattgcctctagggcatatttcctccaatTTGTAGAAAATAGTATGAACATTTACAATAACAAATTTATATAATGTGAAAATATATGcaatgatgaatctaatggtattgatttttGGTGGTATATATGTTAATATATTTTTCTACAAATTTGCTGAAAGTACATAAAGTTTGACTTTAGACAAAACTAATATGAACAGTAAATAAAAATGGGGGGAGTATATTTTATTAAGTATGTGCCAGAAATACCAACAAGCAAAGTTGAAAGTAGACTAAATATTTGAAGTCCCACTATCCTAGAAACTTTCTGAATCATCATCTTGTGATATTTAACTAAAAATTCCAAATGGTTGTGGATGAAGCACTTCTCATCCTTGCTATAGAAACATATTTGTATATATGAATTCCCTAGTCCCAATTATATGTTTAAAGAGAAGGATAAACACGAACGAGCTATATGAGTTTATTCCAGCATACTGGCCCTTGACATGCCATTGGCACGCTTCCTGGGACGTTCCTTTTGTGGTGCTATGGTGGCTATATATATTTGGATGGCTTGTTTGGTCCCTAGTGTCATTAATGTACATCAACATGAGCAGTGTCGGCATGCAAAGGTACCTCGGATATATGATATTTGTATATGTTAGTATGTTCATACCGGAACCTTCAAAAGGAATCTATAAAGAACAACTTTTCAAACCAAGAGGTTAAACTTTGCACTTGGAATTCTTGAACTGGCAAGAGAGCAATGGGACAAGAGTACGAATGGCATTCTAGGATGGGGCATTGGGGCTACCCGGAGACCAGTATCCCTTCCTCTGCCGGTTGTGGTCCACCCATGCATCGACCATGCGAACATACAGATTAATCAGTCCAATTGTCCTAGTGGCTCGAACACACGAAATGAATCCCGCTCCCTTCCTCTCCCTGGCAGGAGCTTCCATGAATAAGGAGGCTTGTGATGCCCTTTTGGATGCTCAAAAGTTAGATCCTCGAAACATAGAGGTTGAGAGAGAGCTGCGGTAATATACTATCTTGAACAATCAGTTGAGTATTTGCCGAGTTTCCAAACAACAGTTGTTGAACAAAAGGCTGAAACAGTACTACCCTTTCATTTGCATCTTCTAACAATTTATTAGGACCATTTAATCACTCTGAACATGCATGAGGAAGATTCTGTTCAACAATGTTGCTTGCTTACTGCTTCTCTGAATAGCATGTGCTCAGGTCTACATGTTGGTCATTTCAACCGTAAGACATTTATGAACACTATCATCTGTGATGATTTGGTTGAAAATCTGCGTGCAATCGATGCAAACCCTCGGTACCCTAATCTAGAGGCCTTGTATGAAAACAGAGAGGTTCGAAAGAAATTTGGAGGAATGTGAGAAACTCCTATCCAGAGGACTAAATACATTTTTCGAGCTTAGGATGCCGACAAGTCGCGCAATGCAATCATTTTCTTATTAGAACTCTCTAGGGCTTAAAGACATGGCAGGGATTTATTCTTGCCCCGTCAAAGCCACCTTACCTTAGGTTGTCCAAAAAGTGCAATTAGCACATTCTTGTTAATGACCCGCAAATGAAATTTCTAGTTGTCAAAGAAAGAAATAAAGTAGCTGAAGTAAATATCTTTCATTATTAGAACCATcaataaaatttcaagaaagcTATATTCCTGCCGTTCGGATTTTTGCAACAGATCCGGACGATGTCGGAGCCGTTGGATCGTGATCGCCAAAAAATTACATTATGAACATGATTCGAACTCTGGACCAGTACGTGATACAAAGAGGCACTAGCCACTACGCTATTACAACCTTTGATGCATTTCTGAACTAGTTTTCTAATTTGTACGCTATACAGACAACAAATTTCCTTTGCCATTCAGAGTTGATTCTGGTTGCTAAATAGCAGAGCGAAGGATCCACCTTATCGAGACTTTGTACCTACACAAATGTTGATCCAAACAAAATTGTTGAATCAtacctgtcggggatataccccgcggtgtaacccggccggaagtatgacccggccggagttgGCGCTTCATCATAACCCGCCAGAGGACTGGCGATTCATGGGTCTGGCGGTTTACTGGTTTGACGATTCACGAGCCTGGCGACTTAAGaatgaccccgacggcgggtcagataaaggactaggcccaaggcccggAAGGCCGGTTCATGTTATGGTgagccggtttaagaggaaagccgtgaggaatatttaccttacaaggagttaagacccggacttgtatccggttcgtattagaaggtagactagtcctaaacctaataggactccacatgtaacctgcccctctaacttatataaggaggggcagggctcctcAAAGAGGGACAAACAAGAAGAAACAATATCTAGGgatagacacaaagagccggagATATGGCGACTCcttcatgatcataatgagatctagccacaaacagcatgtagagttattactggatgatgtttcccggggcccgaagctgtctaaacccttgtcttgtgttgcgtctctcgattccgctcaacccctctcaagctactacatagatgcgttggcctcacgactaagtcctttccaCAAAAGTTGGCGCCCACCGGCTGTACACCTCCGACGTACGGCCTTGCAGCCGCTGCTCACCTCCTTGGGTGAGGTCTTAAGACGCCGTCGCCAAGTCACCATCTCGGCCGAATTGAATCGCCACCTCTCAAGTCACCTTTGCTGCTGGCCTCGTTCCGCCTCCGCCGGTTCTGGCCTATTGCGGGACGCTTGCCCCTGGCATTGTCTCCAATTGGCTGCATCGGAGCCGACACCTACCATGCGCATCAACCCGCCACCCGACCTGCTATCGCTGCTGTAGCGCCGAGCTACTGATGTACTGAAGCTGTGCTCGCCTTGCGCCGTTCCATCGTGGCAGGCCGCCTCCGTCTCTACGGCAAACTACCTCAAGTTGGCTCACCTCCAATGCCAGCCGCTGCCGGGTCAAGTCACCGCGCCTCCGACTGCTTTAAGTCGCCAGCCTCGCTCTAGCCTCAGTCCGGCCGGCACCGGCTTGTTGCCGCTGCTCCAACTAGTAGCCAGCACCAGCTTCGCCTCAACCTGCCGCCTTACTATGGCGGTTCACCTCGTCGGTTCGCCGCCTCGCTTCTATGGCGTTGACCTCGTTCCGCCTCTGCCTTAGAGCCCTTGCGTGGGAGGGCCAAGTCAACATGCATATAGGCTTCGTCAGGTCCTTCAAGTACTAGCTCCAAGGACCAGGCTGGTTCAGCACCAAAAATATACCTTTTACACTAGAAGCAGATTTTGTGCGGAGGAAGATGTACAAGATGCAGTGGTTTGCCTGAGTCGCCGCGAGCCGGTTTATCTCTGCCGCTGCACGTCGACCTGACACCTGGCCAAGTGGCCTCAACTCCACCCCCAAACTACTTCTGTGGGCCTGCCTGCTGTGACGAAACCGCCCGTCGCTGGGGCACATTCAAACCGCCGGAATCCCTCATTGTTGAGTGGCTCTTGGTAAAAACAAAACCGGAGGGAGTACCAGTAAGTGCACGATGCAATTATGCATATAATACAGAGAAAGCTCTCCTAGCCTGCAAGCAAAAACGACCAGGTGATATCCGTCCGGTTTATTTCAGCACATATTATTTTTTGTGTGAACAATTATTTTTGTTTGCAATACTTTTTGATGCAGGATAGTTGTTCATTACAAAATGAGGTGTTATATTGCTGGTGCGGAGTATGCGATAGCAGCATTTTTGCACCGGCGTTTCCTCTATGTCATACCACCCGGTGTGTGAACATGCGCAAGTCACCGTCCCTGTGGCCCGGTTTACATCAACTCGCCCGTCCGCgctggcttacaacgccgtggctaGCGCATCTAtctgctcccgcggccgactcggccgtggttgatttcagcttcaccatGGTGATCATCAACACCGCGGTGGATATTAACTGGcctgacatatcaggtgaaatccatccagtatattttatattatatattgcttTCTTCAAAAGTGCAATTACTTCGGCTTGCAAAGTTATCTAATGCAGGACCCTACaccgccatattggtgaaaattaaaaggccgtcagaaaatttccggcttgaaaagaaggattccggtttaaaatccggctcaagggaaagctatctcccacaaagctttgaagctctcagtgtccggtttaagaatttccggttcaaaaagaataaTCCCTCGCAAGTTtgagttctcagaaaaattaaaggttgccgaagagaacttgctgccatgatgcgcggttcaaacatgggtatcctgccttattggtttatcatattattgatcatttgggggcttcctgttcaaacataggtgtattcaccaaagagaacatagcgttactaccctcttgattccggctatcaagccaatattatcataagagcacagctctggtTACTTCGATAAtccggctatcaagccaatattaTCATAAGGTGCCAAAGAGAGTCTGCTGCACAGCACAGCTCAAACATGGGTATCCCTTGTGCACAGCTCacaatatcacttgggggctatgttcgaaccatagtcacacctcttgatagGCATAAGGGCCACCAGGGAAATCATTTGGGGGcctggtcgtatccgaaccatagtcacacctcttgatagGCATAAGGGCCACCAGGGAGATCACTTGGGGGCTATGGGTTCGAACCATAGTTACACCTCTTGATAGGCATAAGGgcaccagggaaatcacttgggggcttggtcgtattcgaaccatagctacacctcttgatcggtgcaatgccacaATTATGACTACTTGGGGActctggtcgtatccgaaccatagcttaaACCCTCTTGATCATACACATACATCATCATATATTGCATCATCATTACATCATCATAGCATGTATCATATGTGCACGGATATACCGGTTTATATGGCAGGAATCGGTTTTCAAACcagattatattattcaaatctttaaatagccaacatggctggatttttatcatggttatcaataaccagtattatgattaaggttttcaaagtcgctttagcgcaatggatattattttatcgatggatatgattcattctataatggaaggaatagtcccgagtcgctgcaggcttacgatccggcacttgggggctacattattcaagttgagatcacatcaaatatgcaagtctcatgtcactgcaagcatgcaccatgacacttgggggctaatgcaaagtcatttttattaGTCTTAtcgaagacccgactcatcatatcataatgagccggcccttgggggctaccaattgctcctgtcaacaattcaaggtacacaaatTTTCATGTCTTATTGAAggatccactgctcagttggtaaagcacaaagccgttaaccttgtggacgtgggttcaagccccatgatgggggttacaacatatgatgttatttttcaaagaagtatatataaagtcccagctcactattatcttactgagtcggcccttgggggctacacattgctgttcaaatctacatgatcatatctataaagtccctgctcattattgcataatgacccggcccttgggggctacattggtTGAAGCTTTTATGAGAATAAgacaattacaagtcccaggctgctgcaagcatgacaacccggcacttgggggctacatatatggaatattcagttttTTACTAGCacggatttcttcaaagtggttATTTATATTGAAGTAAGTCTTAAGTCATCACTTTgctctgctcaagacttgggggctacaggtaacacggatataagggagaaatattttcaaattctcagttttgagcaaaccagaaTGACCCGGCAAGTTGATTATGAAGCCGGCCTATTGatccggattttctagaaggaggaaatgacaaggacttaaggatgatcaggtgccggcttacaagaatatttaaacCGGAGCACAACCGGTCAAATTTGTTTCTTGAGTTATTTGCAGGATCAAtataacatggataaatccaaattaaactgggggctaatgtcggggatataccccgcggtgtaacccggccggaagtatgacccggccggagttgGCGCTTCATCATAACCCGCCAGAGGACTGGCGATTCATGGGTCTGGCGGTTTACTGGTCTGACGATTCACGAGCCTGGCGACTTAAGaatgaccccgacggcgggtcagataaaGGATAGGCCCAAGGCCCGGAAGGCCGgttcatgttatggtgggccggtttaggaggaaaggcgtgaggaatatttaccttacaaggagttaagacccggacttgtatccggtttgtattagaaggtagactagtcctaaacctaataggactccacatgtaacccgcccctctaacttatataacgAGGGGCatggctccccaaagagggacaagcaagaagaaacaatctctagggctagacacaaagagccggagATATGGCGACTCcttcatgatcataatgagacctagccacaaacaacatgtagggttattaccggatgatgtttctcggggcccgaagctgtctaaacccttgtcttgtgttgcgtctctcgattccgctcaacccctctcaagctaccacatagatgcgttggcctcacgactaagtcctcacactaggatatctgccgtgacaattccacgacaatacCCGTGGTAATTTTGATGTAAGTCACATGGTAATTTACTTGACGTAGTCACAAATTACATGCAAACACTGAGGTTACTTTGACTCGGGAGAAATTTTTATTGAAcatttgttttttatattttcgTAAGCAGGCGATGATGAGGATTCGTAAGAAATAATCTTAGATCAAAAAAACAATGTTCAATCAATTCTGAAAACATGCTTCAGCGTGTACTTTATTTGGGAGGAGTTGAGTAGATTGGGAATGTCCAACGCCCATCCTCTCCCGCATCAAAATTTTGAAGAGTGGCAAGATCCAGCATCTCACAACATAGTTACTATGCGCTATAGTTACCAACATGGTTATTTTGTAGTTATCGGGCTAGATGTACTATAGTTATCAACATGGTTATTTTGTAATTATCGGGCAAGATCTACTATAGTTATCGGGCAATATCTACTATAGTTATCAACATGCTACTATGCAGTTATCGGGCTAGATGTACTATAGTTATCAACATGGTTAAATTTTATAGGTATCGGGCTACATCTGGTATAATACACCCCCGGTAGCTTATGcgtaaatatcatgatattttaCACACCACAGACATGATAACTCATGCACAAACATCGTGATAACTTTGACCGGGAGAAAAAGTTGAAGACATCACCCGATAGCTTCTACATAATTAGCATGATAATTTACACACCACAAACCAGATAACTCATGCGCAAATACCGTGATAACTTTGACCCGGGGAGGATGTGTTTAAAAACATCACCGACAACTTCCGTCAAATAGCATGGTACTGTATGCACCGTATACGTGATAACTTATGCATAAATACTACGGTAACTTACGGTCCGGGGTGTTGGGAGGGGATGAAGTTGTTTGAAAACATAACCCCTCCAGATAACTTCCATATAAATACCATGATAATATACGCACCGTAAACTTGAGGAGGCAGTTGTTTGAAAACATACCCTTAATAACTTATGCGTGAATAACATGGTAATACACGGAACACGGGCATGGTAACTCACGCACAAACACCGCGTAACTTTGTCCGAAAAAAATAGTTGTTGAAAATGTACCACGGTAACTCATGTGTAAATAGCATGATAATAGATACACATTAGAGCTGATAACTTACTTAGCCCGGGCCTGATAACTATTTGCATGAAAAAAGTCGTCAAAACATATcaacatgagatctagtttcgaaggtCTCGTCGTGATAGATATTTTATGTGAAATCGACTTTTCGATTGGACCGACGATTTGAGCTATAAAACATTTTAAAGTTTCGAACAAGGAGAACTAGGATGACATGAAAAAATTCTTCCAATGCATGCACGCATGTGCTTGTGAATAGAAGGTTGGAGAAACTTTTTTCATGCCCCGATAATTTCTGTGTAAACAACATGATAATTTATACACCACATGCATGATAATTTGTGTAGAACACGTGGTAACTTCTGACCCGAAAAAAAGTCGTCGAAACATATTAACATgtgatctagtttcgaagatctcgtcgcTACGAATCTTTTATGTGAAAACAGTTTTTCAATCGGAGCGACGGTTTGTGCTACAAAACATTTTAAATTTTTGCATTGGGAAGAATCTTTGATGACATCATCAATTTCGTTTTTTCTGCATGTATACGATTAGCAACTGCTAATTAACTGCTAGTGGAGTGGACACGCACAGAAAAAATAAGATGAAGATGCATGCATGCAAGCTAGGAAAGGGAGTAATCGTGCGGATCTATTGCTTAATGTCCGACTGATAGGACGTTAGTCGCGTCTATAAAATTTATTCTCATATTGCATTTATTTGGTGTTGCAGAGGTTGATGGGTTTTCTATCAATGTTTTCCGTGTCAATGTATTTTGAAATATTTATTTTTGAATGTGTCGATGTATTTTGAAATAGATGGGGCACTGCATGCTCGGCCCGCGACCAGGCCGGTTCCAACATTTGGCCCGACCCAAGAAGAACATGCCCCAACCCTAAGCAGGCACGAGCTCACTCCCCACTAGTCACTACCATCCGGCGGCCTCCACTCGCCAGTTCGCCCATCCCAGGGACGACGATGCCAACCCGAGACCCTCGCCGTGGCTCCCCACCGGAGCCGTTCATCGGCGTCAGCATGGAGCACGTGGAGGACCTCCTGCAGGGCCACGGCTTCGGCCCGGAGATGCTGGGTGTCGGCTTGGACATGATGAGAACCGTCGTCCACCGCTCCCTCCCCAAGCCGCCCGTCTCCACCGCCGCCCCTCTCTCGCTCGCCGGCGCGGCTTGGGTCCCCGGCGGCGCCGACCGCATCAGCGCCCTCCCCGAACAGGTCCTCCGCGACATCATCTCCCGCCTCCCCGCGGCGGACGCCGCGCGCACCTCGGCGCTCGCCTCGCgctggcgccccctctggcgctcGGCGCCCCTCGTCGTCGCCGACACCCACTTCCTCCCGAACGGACGGCAGATCGCGCTCGGCGTCGGCGAGGAGGAATCGCCCGGGCTCGCCGACCTCGTCACCCGCGTGCTCGCGGCGCACCCGGGGCCCTTCCGCTCCGTCCACCTAACCCGCACCGCCATGGACGCGCACCGGGGCGAGATCGCGCGCTGGCTCGACGTCCTCGCCGCCAAGGGCGTCCAAGAGCTCGCCTTCATCAACCGCCCGTGGCCGCTCGACATCCGCCTCCCCGCCACGCTCTTCCGCTGCGCCCCCCTGACGCGCCTCTTCCTCAGCGCCTGGAGGCTCCCGGACACGGCGGCCGTCCCGCGCTCCGCCGCCTTCCCCAACCTCCGGGAGCTCGGCCTCTCCCTCGTCGCCATGGAGGACCGCGACCTCGCCTTCCTGCTCGACAGAAGCCCCGTCCTGGAGATCCTCACCATCGTTGCGGCTCAGGTCGGAGTGCGCCTCCGCCTCGTCAGCCACAGCGTGCGGTGCGTTCAGCTCTGCTATTCCATCCTGGTGGACATCTTGGTGGTGGACGCCCCTCGCCTGGAGAGGCTTTTGCAGTGGACATGGGGCCTCGGCAGTAACTCCGACAAGTGCTGCAGGGTCAAGATTGGCCATGCACCCAACCTGCGTGCTATTGGATACCTTCAGCCAGGAGAGCATGGCTTGGAGATTGGCAACACCGCTATCAAGGTCATTACATCGTACATTTGCATTTGGATAACTTCAGTCAGTAGTTAGGTCATATGTATACATTCAGCCAGTAGGtagttcatatatatatatatatatatatatatatatatatatactgttGTCCTGTCAATAACAACGTATGCCAGCCAAAATATGATCTTCATTAGCATATCTTCCACATTTGCATTGCAGGCTGGGACTAAGTTGAGCACCAGCACCCTTGTCCCGAGTGTCCAGAACTTGGCCTTGGAACTCACTTTCCAAGTCCGCAATGACCTCAAGAAGGTGCATAACTTCCTCCAATGTTTTCCCAACGTCGAGACGCTCCATATCAGGGTATCCAAAGATCATTTTTCATTACCACTATC
This genomic window contains:
- the LOC109759427 gene encoding FBD-associated F-box protein At5g60610-like, producing MPTRDPRRGSPPEPFIGVSMEHVEDLLQGHGFGPEMLGVGLDMMRTVVHRSLPKPPVSTAAPLSLAGAAWVPGGADRISALPEQVLRDIISRLPAADAARTSALASRWRPLWRSAPLVVADTHFLPNGRQIALGVGEEESPGLADLVTRVLAAHPGPFRSVHLTRTAMDAHRGEIARWLDVLAAKGVQELAFINRPWPLDIRLPATLFRCAPLTRLFLSAWRLPDTAAVPRSAAFPNLRELGLSLVAMEDRDLAFLLDRSPVLEILTIVAAQVGVRLRLVSHSVRCVQLCYSILVDILVVDAPRLERLLQWTWGLGSNSDKCCRVKIGHAPNLRAIGYLQPGEHGLEIGNTAIKAGTKLSTSTLVPSVQNLALELTFQVRNDLKKVHNFLQCFPNVETLHIRSEKARGESTGKVGLKFWLEGGPITCIRQHLKKIIFHDFRGSTNETAFLKFIAENARVLKNMVIVVSDWLLSSGVDARAILKHLTCAKWASGACKFQVFKSILREGERPVYGVLLASEVLPSDPFDKIYYREPLL